The Maniola jurtina chromosome 21, ilManJurt1.1, whole genome shotgun sequence genome contains the following window.
gaaaatgacaaCCACTTATTTGTGTTTCAGGGAATGTTTCTGTAATTGCGGACAATGCTGCTTGCTCAAAGTCTAGTACAAATAATTTTGGATTAAATTGAGGGATTTGGCTTTTGATAAGGTTAAACAAAGTGttatagatattttttgttttacttggCAGCAAGGcatataccactggcataatattgttataCATCTCATTGCTTCCTAAATCAACATGCACGGTGTACAATTGTTGAAAAGGCCTTAAACAACATTTGAAGGTTCCATCACATAAAATAGTCAAATTTGAGCGAGATAATATTGTTCTACAATTTTCATTAGCAAAAACTAGAATTCTGtttgatttataattataatcagctaatacaaaatttttaaatttttcagaaACAATAATTTCACTTGGGGATTTAAAACAGACTTTTGGGACGTCCAATGatttatttctctttttataaagcttatttttaacattcacaaagtcaggtatttttttaatcaaattaattCCACTGTCTTTAAGTTTTGATACAGTTTCTCTATAAGCACTCGGCACTGGAATAGTATAGTCCGATGTAATTTTATCAATACACTTTCCAAGTTGTATTTCTAATTCGTTGGATGCGAAATCAGGCTCACAATTGTGTATATCCTCTCTTTTAATTGAGTTGTCAGTAGAAGTAACTAGTGCCGCCTTGCACGTGGTCCTTTTTATACAGTACCAAGTGGTAGTACCatctttattatttcttttttcgTTGTATTTATGCCCCGCGCGAAGAAGCAATCGCTTACCCCTTTGTGATGTCAATATTTGTAATTGGGGTTGATTTTGTAAGCCAGATGGCCCTGGTTGTGATTCATCGCCTGTAAtacaaaagtaattaattatagaaatttcttaagcaaaatagcattattttcaattacaaTGAAAAGTAATTACATTACATGAGATTTTAgcatgatatttaatttttgccACAGATTATTATACGCAAACTATTACTGCATGAACAAAATAAAGCacattcttttatattttaatcataaGCAAGCATTTAAGGGACCGTCATGGTTTGAACCGCTCAAATTTCGagttaatatgaaaatatatatatatatatctaggTACTAAAGTCATACgtgattgcttaaaatacatttttcttttccTCACACAAAAAAGCACAAACTTGTTGCTAATATGAGATTTTTTAGGACGGAGCCTTAAATAGCAAACAAAAAGTGTTAGAGACAAATGCAACGTGGATGGTTAATAAACCCTAGCGTTAACCTcgctaaacttaattttttattgttctcACCTGCATTCattgtgtttataatatttgctacttaataaaaatcagAAGACTGGTTGCATtagctgtaaaaaaaattggatacaCTATACATTTTGTTTTAGATAAGTTGTATAGAAATCAAGAGagtattttagtttaaattaaaacagaCGCCGTTACAACAAAGCAGTCAAAATGGCGGCCATCTGCTATTCAAAATTACTGTTTATTAGTTAGGATTACCAAAAAATACGATCGTGGTTAACAGGAGtatgaaaaaaaatagatacttagctataatggaatattgctataaaattaatattataaaatagtatGATTTGGCTTACTTACCTTTATAAAACTTCACAATTTTCACTTAACACAACACAAGCTCTGTGGCAGCCTTTAAGATGGCGGCCTGATGAGTAAAAGTGACATGGATCATTGACGCGGGcgcaatatataaaatataccaCATGCGAATATGTACTGAATCTTAAGGCACGAAGGTTTAATTTCCGTTATTCACTTTGATGTTGGGTGTGGTGATTAAGTTGCCAGCTAGGAAAATTAAATACTTgcctatttaaaataattatatatgagggaataaattaatatctttCAAGACAAAtggggataaaagtaataaagggAACTGTCCAATATTGGCTTGGCGTGGACAgaattcatacaaaaaaacaattataccaAAAATTATCATAAATTAAATCATGATTATTTGTGATTTTCAGTTGTATCAATATAAActgataaaatgtttatttattaagtattttaatccaTTAATTATTTAGTTCCGGTTTATTTC
Protein-coding sequences here:
- the LOC123876341 gene encoding uncharacterized protein LOC123876341; this translates as MNAGDESQPGPSGLQNQPQLQILTSQRGKRLLLRAGHKYNEKRNNKDGTTTWYCIKRTTCKAALVTSTDNSIKREDIHNCEPDFASNELEIQLGKCIDKITSDYTIPVPSAYRETVSKLKDSGINLIKKIPDFVNVKNKLYKKRNKSLDVPKVCFKSPSEIIVSEKFKNFVLADYNYKSNRILVFANENCRTILSRSNLTILCDGTFKCCLRPFQQLYTVHVDLGSNEMYNNIMPVVYALLPSKTKNIYNTLFNLIKSQIPQFNPKLFVLDFEQAALSAITETFPETQISGCHFHFSKSLWQRADNLGLTKFKLARKHIKRCSVLAHLPKEDVESGWLYIMSQCPRTPNIVSFNDYFVETWLSEESFFFNKWNCYNTQHRTTNMIESWHSTINKKIPAKPKSIAQFLTILQKEDDYFNVLYQKGSNITKKLKETQEIDENIYTTINEYKQGKINIDLCIERLVL